In Gymnogyps californianus isolate 813 chromosome 1, ASM1813914v2, whole genome shotgun sequence, the following are encoded in one genomic region:
- the LOC127013306 gene encoding skin secretory protein xP2-like, with amino-acid sequence MAEIPGRPGAPPPEGSDVPREGGDEEAAAAAGEPQPGVSPERATDPPDGSPAGEAPRLSGEAAAGQEPAAAAVPPEGSGGTGSGSPEGAAETPGGPGAGQQAPAGAEQRDPDGGGPGGEGLPGGEPVAAAAEVGAPEGSAPARADPEDAVVAPTRTEPEDEAMAPTGTEPEEAEAAPAGPEPEEAVREVAPTQTDLEETAAPAPAGTEPEEAAGTDPEEAVRKEAPSETDPEEAEATAPSGTDPEEATGTAPAGTDSEEAVRKEAPSETDPEEAEATAPSGTDPEEALRQAVPEGTDPEEAAATAPAGTDPEDAVREAAPSGTDPEDAVREAAPSGTDPEEAAAPAGSEVAPESPGEAEVVLPAGGEADGGCRSPGGPDGEEGAETPGAERGAAAPAVAGAGSAAPEAGEGGAAAAGQRGGSPGPEGGEWDAAGRSLNGVRGRAEDEEDETGSPAALEEEEEDEEKQEHDISLFVKVGCEGLLGNPGFATLPSSRSPGQLL; translated from the coding sequence ATGGCGGAGATCCCGGGGCGGCCTGGCGCCCCGCCGCCGGAGGGGAGCGACGTCCCGCGGGAAGGAGGCGATGaggaagcggcggcggcggcgggggagccgcAGCCCGGGGTGTCCCCCGAGCGGGCGACGGATCCCCCGGACGGGTCCCCCGCCGGCGAGGCGCCGCGGCTgagcggggaggcggcggctgGGCAGGAGCCGGCCGCGGCGGCGGTGCCCCCCGAGGGCAGCGGCGGGACGGGGAGCGGCTCCCCCGAGGGGGCGGCGGAGACCCCGGGCGGGCCGGGCGCGGGGCAGCAGGCTCCGGCGGGGGCTGAGCAGCGAGACCCCGACGGGGGCGGCCCGGGGGGCGAGGGCCTGCCAGGAGGGGAGCCGGTGGCGGCGGCCGCGGAGGTAGGGGCGCCCGAGGGCTCCGCGCCGGCGAGGGCAGACCCGGAGGACGCGGTGGTGGCCCCAACGAGGACGGAGCCCGAGGACGAGGCCATGGCCCCGACAGGGACGGAGCCCGAAGAGGCGgaggcggccccggcggggccaGAACCGGAGGAGGCGGTGAGGGAGGTAGCCCCGACGCAGACAGACCTCGAGGAGACGGCGGCGCCAGCCCCGGCGGGGACAGAACCCGAGGAGGCGGCGGGGACAGACCCCGAAGAGGCGGTGAGGAAGGAAGCTCCGTCGGAGACTGACCCCGAAGAGGCGGAGGCGACGGCCCCGTCGGGGACAGACCCCGAAGAGGCGACGGGGACAGCCCCGGCGGGGACAGACTCCGAAGAGGCGGTGAGGAAGGAAGCTCCGTCGGAGACTGACCCCGAAGAGGCGGAGGCGACAGCCCCGTCGGGGACAGACCCCGAAGAGGCGCTAAGGCAGGCAGTCCCAGAGGGGACAGACCCCGAGGAGGCTGCGGCGACAGCTCCGGCGGGGACAGACCCCGAGGATGCGGTACGGGAGGCAGCCCCATCGGGGACAGACCCCGAGGATGCGGTACGGGAGGCAGCCCCGTCGGGGACAGACCCCGAAgaggcggcggccccggcggggagcgAGGTGGCTCCCGAGAGCCCCGGGGAAGCGGAGGTGGTGTTGCCGGCCGGCGGGGAGGCCGACGGTGGATGCCGGTCGCCGGGCGGCCCCGACGGCGAGGAAGGAGCAGAGACGCCGGGGGCTGAGCGGGGAGCCGCTGCCCCGGCGGTGGCAGGAGCGGGGAGCGCGGCCCCGGAGGCAGGGGaaggcggcgcggcggcggcggggcagcgcggcgggTCCCCCGGACCCGAGGGCGGCGAGTGGGATGCGGCAGGTCGGAGCCTGAACGGCGTGCGGGGCCGGGCAGAGGACGAGGAGGACGAGACGGGCTCGCCGGCCGccctggaggaggaagaggaggatgaggagaagCAGGAACATGACATCTCCCTCTTCGTCAAGGTAGGGTGTGAGGGGCTGCTGGGGAACCCGGGGTTCGCGACCCTCCCCTCCTCCAGGAGCCCCGGGCAGCTCCTGTGA